Proteins encoded within one genomic window of Luteitalea sp.:
- a CDS encoding helix-turn-helix domain-containing protein has protein sequence MIGSSVINGSDSAGPARDRPDHAVLFLDDVAALLRVSRSTIERRRRQGTFPIPELPPLDRRPRWSRNEVERFMESNRWTQPRRGRPGRERLGCAGDP, from the coding sequence ATGATTGGAAGTTCTGTTATCAACGGATCAGACTCAGCAGGTCCCGCGCGTGATCGTCCTGACCACGCCGTGTTGTTTCTGGACGATGTTGCGGCGCTTCTGAGGGTGTCTCGGTCGACAATCGAGCGCCGAAGGCGCCAAGGGACTTTTCCGATTCCGGAATTGCCGCCGCTTGATCGTCGTCCGCGGTGGAGCCGAAACGAGGTAGAACGGTTCATGGAGTCGAATCGCTGGACACAGCCCCGGCGTGGCCGGCCAGGACGCGAGCGCCTAGGCTGCGCAGGAGACCCGTAG